DNA from Coffea arabica cultivar ET-39 chromosome 10c, Coffea Arabica ET-39 HiFi, whole genome shotgun sequence:
aaaaccAAAATCTTATTCGAGGAATTAAGCaagcaaaagtcaaaagaaagcTTCACACGCAAGGTTTCTATGTTACATGTGTCTGCCATAGGTTCTAGGAGAACTAAAATAGCAATGTGATGTAGACAGAGCAAAGCCCGCAGACGACGAACAGAAGAATTGTTCGTCGCTCCTCTAACGTTCCAAATGAGGAGATTATGCATTGGGTAAAGAAATGTGGGGTACCTCGACGGCTTTAGAAGCTTGTCGCGTAAGAATCTACCGGGGAATAGCATTGTACACCCTTCGTTTCCTCGACTTCCGCGGGAGTACCATGGTGAAGCCGGCCTCGTCGCATTCAGCAATTTGCTTGGGTAACCGCGACCCCAAAGCCATACTGAACTGTTGGAAGGAGGCTACCAGCGCAGCCTTATCTGGTGCGGCCTTTCTTGGCTGATCCTCTCCATCCGAGAGAGATCCCTGGGAGGATACCTTTTCTTGCTCACCCAAATGGAGCTGCGTATCATCACAAATGATCCCCAAGGCTGATGGGTTCTCCGTGACCTTCAAAGGCGCATCAACGACCCTCTCCTGGGTATGCAAGGCCATATCAGCCCCAACAGGCGCGGCATCTGTCGCCGTCAAGAGGCCAGTCATGGATGCTGGTTGCAAAACTGCATCCCTGTGCTGGGCAGCAGCGGCGCTCCTCCCCTCCTGAGCCTGTGCCTCCATAGCCCTGACAACCTCTCCTCCGCCTGGACCGCCCCTACTCCCACGCCTGCCCTGTCGACATTCCGTATTGGAGTGTCCCTGGCTGCAGCAAAGCGAGCAGTATGCTGGCAAGTTCTCATATGCTACCAGCTGGCAGAAACCATGGCTGCCCGTCCCAATCCAAATGCGACTAGGCAACTCCCTAGAGATGTCCAGATCGATGCAGATACGTGCAACACTGGGCCGAACCAAATTAGCAGTCGCAGCATCAACTTGTAAAGGGCTGCCAAGGGCAGCAGCAATTGAAAACAGCGAGACTTTGTCAAAAAAGTGGATGGGCAGATGTTCTAGAGCAACCCAGACAGGCGCATGAGTGGACTCGCTGGTAACTTTAAAATCTGGTGTCCACTTGAAGGTACGCATGGGGAAATCAGCAATACTCCACAGCCCCTTCGTCCAACACCGCAAGTAATCCTCCTCCAAACAAAAACGTATCAGGATATGCCGCTGGTCTAGGAGACCTATGGTGAAACTGGATGTGAAACCGATAGTTGTGAAGGACTTTCGGATAGCGTCAAGGTTCGGCCGCCCATAGGAGAACTTCCCCACGACAGCAAACTTGAAGGGTGCCGCCAACTTTGCTATGTCTTCCTCCGAGAACATGACGGCCGGCTCATCTTTGAACTGGGCAGCGGGTTTAACCTTGCAAGGGGATGGCGTTGGCTGCTGCTGAAGCACGGCAGCAAAGGAACGGCCAAGCCCCCCTCCTGGCGGCTGGAGGCCTGCCATTGCTGGAACCCTAACCTTCCCAAAATAGAAACAGCCGAGAGACTTTGGTCCGAAAAGGTAACAAAAGGACCTCGTTCCCTTCTCCACTTTAACAACTACTACTCACCACAATATTTTCATTCCAGCACCTTCCATTCCAAGTGCCGACTTAGCTCCACTCCAAACACTTCAATATATACAGTCCACTACCCACTCACACTCCACCTCCCTCATCCGCGACTTGTCTTCCATTTCAGCAACTCCAACATTCCATAacaccatttcatttcatttcacctcCTGCCTTGGTATCATCGACGAGAGGAAATCAGAGAGAGAGCTGTGCGAGTTTCGGCCCTTGAACTGTCCGAGAGAGGGTGAGAGCAAGAGATAACCGTGCGAGCTTCATTACTTCCTCCATCACTCGAGAGCTGCCATTTCATTCTTCACCTTCAACCAGCCGTGATCAATTCAATCACAATCACCACAGCTGCAATTACTGAACTCAGACCAACCATCCTCGCGTGCGTGAGCAAAGCCGAGAAGAGAGGAAAAATATTTCTGCTGCTGGCCGAGTGTGTTAAGCTTcaagctgaggtaatttctggacttagATGAGTTGTTTATGGGTTGATGAAGCTGTTTAGAGGCATGCATGTGAGGGTTGTGCGTTTGGATGAAGTATTGAGTTACCAGAAAATGGGTTTCGGAAGAATTTGGAATTTGCCGTgagcttgagctggaaattttaGCCTTGACTTGTTTGATCGTGATAATCTGAGCTTAGATAGGTGATTAGCTAACTAGGAACTAGGTGATTATGCTATGCATGAGGTTAATCAGTTCGgatcaaacaagaaaaaaaaatgaaacaaaaatctgctgcatgcaAGTCATCCGAAAATAGTTGaacaaattctggaattttggatgAATGTTGTTGGTGTCCGACCCTGTTTTGGACTGGAATTGATAGTAGTTCCATTTATTAGTCATGCATGTTAGTTTTGAGTACATAATTTAGTGATTCAGCCGAGGACAATCCGGATTAATGATTGACTaagctgctggaatttttccagtgtagccgagtgaagaagaaaagaattttccagttttcttttgCGAATTTTGGGTTCTAAAATTATGTTATAAGCTGTAAATTTCATGTCATTGTTTAAGATACCCCGTAATTATAATAATTACCATCTGCATGATAAGCTGGGAGTGTAAAAGGTCGAAGTCTTGTTgctggaaaaattggttaatGGCTAAATGAGAAAGGAGCTGGAATTCTTATATTGTTTTGGAAAATGTTCATGATAATTGGCTATAATTCTAAGTAAAATGTCTTGTATCATATTGTGCTAGTTATCATGTTTATCTTATTGATTGTAACACTTGAAAAGCTGGTTGAATTGTGATTGAAAGTGTTTATTTgttgtcaagagctaatgattgatgaagctcttggccccTTGAGTAGTTTTTGcaagaatttaatttttgatgaaTTTGTTCTTGTAGTTGGCTGAAATGTATTTGGAAGGTCCATGGTTGgtgatttggaattgttttgataCCGTGGACTTCCTTtgttaaatttgtttgaatGAAATCTATTGAGActtagggctaatgattgatgaagccctagtgaaatttATATTTGAATTGTGTTTTAACTATAATGGCATCTTGGAATACAATGTGCAAATGAATTGGAATCGTGAAGTCCATTTTAGTCTTTTGAATTCAAGTATCTTTAAATCAAGCCTTGTGGGAATATTTTGCCTTAATAGCAAGTTATATATAGTATAGTACGTTCATTTTAAGATTTTAATATCAggacttttaaaaccttgccgACTAGTTAATGTTTTCctttacttaaactagttttatTACCTTTAGGGAATAATTGCATTAACTTccaaactttaagtttttcataaaattatccTTGACCAGTTGTTTTAGAGGAAATTTGTAAAAACACtagatttgaataatttcaaataaaagacatagaaaacttgctcggcaagaaaacttACTTTAAGTAAATTAGATTTAGCtgcacctctagaaagaaaagtatTTTTAAGGAAACTATACGAAATATTTTACTACTTTTAACTTTAAGTGGATTGTCgatttatttcaagaaaataaactagTTGTATACTAGATAATCTTTTATATACGTAAACCAAGAActtgtatagtaaaacttatagttttaaaacttggttttctagggtttagcgaggacgtggatttcgattcccagcttgatctgtgacttcactcttggtgagtgttcctgcttgttctatgcttacttgattaaagcgctttcttgacttgatatgtgatatttggaaaaaaaatggtttctgatccatcgaagtgagcagcgtgtactttatcacactagctgttcaagtggtgacttgcttgaaatgttttcatAAATACATGCTTGCACTTGTTAATTACTAGGCAGGGGAGTGTACTACACCTTAAGGGTGGAAAGGACTCTTACCCTGACATGGTAatcttgtgacggccccacctccccctaaggcgtaccacagggtttggcgggtcgcctgcccacctctcgccgggactcattcactcactacagtcctccaatgaagtataagataaatctcaaatatacgtcaaattctccaagaattacaaaTCATAAGAGAAGCAGAAACTAATTCTCAAGCGTgggatgtatacttacatccattaCAATTCCAAATAGTCACACtagcctaactattacataaaataaatccaaaataaactgtacaagatatatgccatccaatcacgtgaattagtactacaagcctttccttcgccttgagccctgtggaggggaatacaacatttttggggtgagctaaaagctcagtgagtaaccagtaaaatcagtaatcaaatatatttcaccatcgttcatttcaatgatgtcatgattcagagatcaaatgtacgtttattgctctcgtgagccagtgaaatcattgcacttaaacacccaacgctcaaacagatccagtaacagtaaacagtgagagagggagccatttgctccagatgaacagtacacagaggtggagacgttggtgtttaGCACACGAATTCtaagtactcatttaagccaaatcatgtcatgaagtcacatgcaagcacgcatgagatacaatcgagtaaataatgcaagaaaacagttcaagagtaactttggaaacagtttagggtcactcacctccacggctcagaaaccatccatcatatatcattaccttgcccgagtctgaaccctaaatcacaaactcaaagcaatcatacattctcaacgttcggacagcatttccccataaatgcttcatttccaacctacaatatattccCAAATCATCTCAAGTCAAGTACAATCTCACATACAACACATGGTGATAAAACACCTTACGGCGTAACAACCACAACTgaagttacacttatcggattgaggtgaactTTACActgtttcgaatctaagacaaAGACCTATAACTTTTATGAGGACAACTCattccagttctcaccctaactaggtcatatttaccaaaacaaccccagattttctagttaGAAGCTcactgtggcagtcctgattcattcagtcataactcagcacacacaactccaaatcaggtaattccaaagccatttaaaagctaagatacaaggctagaattcgtaagaagacatcaacaaccaaatcagtagtattcccagtcaaactaaccaattaccaaagctgatttccaggttcggacagaaacagggcagcaagggtattttggtcttttcacagacTACCGAACTTgtattgagctgaaattttgtagccaaCTATAAAacctcattctctacaactttcatgttttgtgataaggccaatttggcctctaactatgatgaacagtgtcaggcagaattggggaaattgaaaaccctaatctggaaatttttgcattcaagtgctaatcttccactaaaacatctcattagccatcacaagtcattaatttaacaaaatcaagatcaaagaaaggatggttagacatgataccttgaaatatcaagaaaggtgatggcttagggatttttcttccaaaacaactccaccaatagcttcaatcttccttagctagcaagttttatggagtgatttgcaatttaatcggttagaactcaagattggaggaagaaattgaggtgcaagatgctggattttctctctctttctctcaaaatttcgtccatcatgcttacaagaagaagaaatgatgaaaacaaaaggtttggtcaagataagaagaagaaatcatggtcttagtcaaaggtccaacttgcaatgggtttgtgacacttggcccttctagtattttctttaatcctttggcttccaatggttacatcatataaccaccctctaatcatttcctagcaccttgtaaaataataacacttagcacacaattcacttagtcaccaaaattatatcacactagcgggtcccacgtccggtataagctcttaatttctcaaaaactaatcgatactagaaaaattattttcaaactATATTTACCCATAAAACTATCtggagaaattttctaataaagaaaatgtagaaaaggcaggcgattaataaaataaaccctagaaacttagaaaattttcgggttctcacactcattctttcgagGCGTCACAAATCTCTTGTTGGATGTAACGTCGTTGGATGAATTCCTCGACTAGTCCCTAATCTCTTGTTGGACGTAACATCGTTGGATGAATTCCTCGACCAGTCCCTAATCTCTTGTTGGACGTAACGTCGTTGGATGAATTCCTTGACCAGTCCCTaaggtatgctcgagtatttcCTCGACCAGTCCCTaaggtatgctcgagtatttcCTCGACCAGTCCCTAATCTCTTGTTGGACGTAATGTCGTTGGATGAATTCCTCGACTAGTCCCTAATCTCTTGTTGGACGTAACGTCGTTGGATGAATTCCTTGACCAGTCCCTaaggtatgctcgagtattaccactctcgtgtttggcgttcgggccggGTAAAGGGGAATGATTGGTGGTCggagttaagaaaaataaaaagatctaCATGGACCTtaggtagtgagagttgacagagggtcaactatggtaaattttgatcaagcgtggagaatggctcctgagagccctgtatcctatCTTGTGCtattatacgctttcctaattgttcaatttgtgaaattgttactcgctgtttgatttacgtgattgcatgttttggggcaccactgagctttagctcaccccacgttcatttgttttccttgacaggtcctGGCACTTGAGCAAGACTTAAAATCTAATTTCACTTTTATGCATGTAGTTTGAGTTAAACATtgtatcttttattttggattgccgcttgaagctggaaaagggTAAACCCTGGAATTGTTATTTGGCTTGTACtaatgtatttggattgtatgttTTTGTTGCCTGGTTTGTAATGCGTAAGGTATTTAAGAGTCGACGATTGGCTATTTTAAAAatgctgttatctctgaagttaatgtggttttagtcTTCAGCCTATTTGGAAGGAAACGGTGTTGTAATAGTTTACGTTATTCTTCGGAAGGAGTTGGATAGTTTGCTtgtgtgagtcctggcgagagctaggcagacggcccgccaaccctctggttcgccttagggggaagtggagTCGCCACatttctaaattctcaatttttatataaattcaaTTAGGCATTTAATTTAACCATTTATTCGTTATAATATTTCTAATATCAAAGTAATTagaataaaagaaattcatagcgtacatataaatttttttttcgagttctcacaatcttccccccttaagaaaatttcgtcctcgaaatttcatatttttaatCGTAAGAATTCCGAGTATTCCTTCTGCACTTTTATCTTCCAGTTCCTATGTTATTTCTTCCATTCCATGATGTTCTCATAGGACTATGACTAtggaatttatttattcttcaattcctgTCTTTGAAATATCATGCCCTAGAAATGATATTTTCTCCATTCAGAATTCACACTCACAATTGATGCTTCCTTAAAGTCGGTAACACTACCCTTAGATTCTTCATGATCTTCCTTCTAAATGTTCCATTGACAGTATCCTTGTCAACAATCCATCTTAGAAAACACCATTGGCCCTTGCAACAATTATAACATCGTTATAAGCTCAACTTTCaatctcttctctcttttttctccaACCTTAATCTCATAGTTTCTATACACCACTTTGgttatcaaattaaatttcactcaagttAGTAATTATTTAATCCCAAGGACTAATAAATATTACAGTATTATGACAAATGAACACATGATCATCAAATTACATACACACAATATAAATTACATTACACACCAACTTCAAACATCTTTAAAAGCCAAACAATTCACTGATAGTCCCACTTTTTCATACATAACTCAAACTTCAATCTTTATAACATGAAGGAAAACAATTCAATAATACACAAATTATTATAACCACATGGCTAATAGCTTATCCCTTAGTTTAGATTCAACTTAAACTTCATTAATCTAATTTTGGACAGTTCCACCAGACCCAATTTCCTCTTTTGGTTCTACTTCCAGTCTTCCATAGGTTCCTCTTTCATATTAGTTTCCAACTCTAGAATCCTGTCACGTCACATCCTTATGAATTTCCTCATTTCTTACAGTCTAATATAAGCTCGCTCATTTGCTATTACTAACTGCTGTCTTTTACCCATTTAAAAGAGTATCACTCGCTCCAGATAGAAGTAAATTCTTGAACAATCACAGTGACTAGCCATTCGATGCCCTAGAACATACTGCCGAAAGGACGCTCCTGGTCCTTACTTAAACTACTATTTCACTCAAATTCTAAGTCTAAACTTATATTTTGGGTAAGAGATGGTATGTATTCCATTTACCATTGAACGACTAGTAAAATTACTCATCTTAAAACAGAGTTGGCACTAATCTTCAAGATCTCACTATTAGCTCTTCactttttaactttcaaaagctAGCCTTGGTCTCTTTAAttctatttcttcaaattaaatcATGATTTCTGATCACGTCATAATGCAAATTCTTCCTAGTTTGCAAATACACCATTAAATGTAATATTCGGTACTcgagtacaagaatccgaaaataagatgattcacaactcagcctggccagtcccaagtgtaaatcacctatatttgagattccaatccaacatacatatctaattccCTTGGCAATAGTAATTAGTTCAACACTTAATAGGCCATTCCCCACAGTCCGAAAACCCTCTTACGGCACGAGttcgataggagctctgataccacctgtgacgaccccaccttctcctagggcataccctagaagttagcggatcgcctgcttggctctcgccaggactcactcactcacattaacttcagagataacattaccaTTGGACAACTGAACATTCACTCTTAAGTACAACTCCAATAAACTTGAAACATAAATTTGTCTAATAAAAGAAACTAAATACTTGTTCTAAATATCCATTCTTAATATCACACCAACTCAAACAAAAGATTCAGCCGTCTCAAAATTAAAAAGAGACGATGACTACACTATATACACAAAATAACGGATCTTTCCAAAATAACTTTCTAGTTCAATCCAATTACTCTTCAATCTCcgactcctgtaaggaaaacaaagctaaaagggtgagcttacgcccgtGAGGTTTCCATGCAAGTAACATTTAATAATCACATGAATCAAtacaattaagcaagtagtgcacatttcactgtacaatcacttttaaaaggatacggtgctcgcattagagccacttcaatgcactacacactccgccgaactcctccttataatctccaaaacaataaacactTCCCTCACTTGGATGGCCATATCAATATCAGTAATCTGCTActccgtggtaatactcgagcataccacaacacttacccaaagctaccgtcctactcgaccaagccctttgctggctcgaatagtttgttgaacagagggttttggggcccagttcagccggtgtgataaagtacacactcggctTACAGTCATGCACACTTACAATATCACTCGATCAATTATCGACCTTCAAGCTCAACTaagacgagtgcgataaagtacaccatcgACTTAGAAGGCGAGAGACAATTGAAAATACTTCACAATGAATCACTTAGCAATATTTCATAATAAACACATTTGCCATATAATTGCACTTAGGTACACATAAGCAGTTTAACACATAAATTcggaaaacactcaccaattatCCAAATAATTTACTCTCGAGCCTCGGGTTTGTTTCCTGGCTCGCAGCTATTTCCtgagataaatatataattCCATGGTAAATTTACAATTTGTAGATGTTCGcctattatttaaattattcgaATTAGGTTTGGCTTTAAAATATACAATATAACATTCTCAATATTTattcatcattttattttcgaacttattgactttattatttttaaaccatGAAACATACATATCTTCAAGTTTATAAACTTGTATAATGTTCAAACCAATATACTTTCTCAATCCAATATTAATTATGGCTTATAGAtactccattttcctttttaaaactaACTAAACTCTAGGTTGTTTATGAATTACATACTAGTCTTATATGTTCCACTTCACTAGTCCTTCATGTTTTAAGTTCTTTAAAGTATTCAAAACAAGATCAAGATGTTACAAActgatataaatatatatattattacaaCAAACTATCCTAGAATTTTCGAAAGTTCATAGAAAACCCCAACTCTTCACTGTTTCGGCCATCCAGCAAGATTTCCAGCAATATCAATTTAAGATGTTCAACAAATCTTCATGGTCTACTTGCTTAAACACTAATCACTCAACATATCATCTAACCAGCCTAAACTATAGCAGATAACCCACCATTTCAACAAGTAATTCCATCATGAACCTCAAAATTATTCTGTCATCTGCTAACTAATCTTCCAGCCATAAGACAGTTTAAAGATTCGGTTCTTTCTTCACATTTTCTTCAGTTTTAActtcaactcaacatgcaaaACATAATTAGCAAGCTACAAAGTAATCTTGAACAgaaagtataaaattttacaGCTGAACTTCGAAAGAAAGGCTGATATGAAGTGTAACTCTCTCTttcagccatgctggaaaagttTTGGCAGcaactcagtttttttttttttaagcaagaCATTTCTCTATTATCTACTTCATTTCCCACTCAATCTAACATGCATGCTGAGACTAAACTATTATGCAGGGTATTAAGCTTCAACGTAAGAATTTGGAACCCAAAATCTGtcaagaaatttggaaaatttcgTATTTCCTCTCTCGGTCAGCTAGATAGAAACTACCAGCTAATCTTAGCAAAGTTTTCACTCAAGCTATCAACTCTGCTCTAGTTACTTAGGTAAGACAAGGAAATAACATATAGTTTAAGCTTGTAGCAGAAAATTACTCCATACTTTCGGTTAACAAGCTGCAACAACAAACAACAACTCTCGGTTCCTACTTCCTACAACTTCAGTCCagttccaatttttcttctttatcaGATCTCCCTTCGGTTAAAACTTATTATTCCTTGCTAAACTAACATGAAGCCCATATATTCAGTTATATTCAAGAAATAAAAGGGTGGTTACAAGATTCTTACCTTTTTCTGCTAAGTTTTACTAGTGGCAGATTGCTCCTAGCTTCGGTTCCTCCTCACTATGGTAGCTGATATATGAAATTCTAAGTTAGCTTCCTCCTCTTATCACTCACTCAGCTCTCTTACTCACTCGGTTGTGGCTGGAAGGAACCAGAAATGCTCCTTCACTCTCACTCTTTCTCACGGTTTTGGGTATGAAGAGGAAAGAAAGCTTCgttctctgttttcttttcctctcactcGGTTGGGTTTTTGAGATAAAATGGGTGTGaccgaatctctctctctcagttTTGTTCCTAATGCTTGGTTGGTAGGAAGAGAATTAAGCGTACTTCTTCACTCAGCTGATCACTCAATGTTTCTCCATTCGGTGGCTGATCATTCCAAGTTCCTCTCATTCGGTCGCTGCTTACTCAACAGTTTCGGTGGTAAGTTCCTTCCTGGCAGCTGTCCAAATAAAGGTTTCCCACCGCCCAACTATCAAACAACTCCTACTCCTTTTTCCTTTCCACCGTTTAGACAGCAGATAGTTGCCTTGCTTCCATTCGGTTCCTGTTTTGTCAAAATTCTTGTAGCTAGTTCCTTAATTGCATGGTAGTTTAACCGAATCCCCAAGATTAGTTCGGTCCtttaattttagttcatttatttGCTACGAGGCTATAATTTTATTGTCTCACACATTGACTCAAAATTTCGTTTGTTCTAATTTATATGTACCTTGAAAATTTTCGCTTATATCAATTTAGTAGATTTCCACACATTTGGCTTTAAGGAAAATTAATTAGTCATGTAACTTATTCAACTatataatatattcaaattGCTCAAATTACAATATGCATatcatatgtttatttgattcatatatatatatatatatgaattttgcaccattctaggatatttctaaattctcaatttttatataaattcaaTTAGGCATTTAATTTAACCATTTATTCATTATAATATTTCTAATATCAAAGTAATTagaataaaagaaattcatagcgtacatataaaaattttttatttcgaGTTCTCACTGTTAGTTTTTTCTGTGGtgtagtgtgacagccccaccttcctctaGGGCATATCCCAAGGGTTAGAGAACTGCCTACCCAActttcgccaggactactaagccTAAACACATGTAAACCCTACCGAACGCGCAATAGAACTTTGATTCTTTCCAACAGATACAGGAAAAGTACACATAGCCGGAGAAACATGCATTTCAATTAATATACGTAACCATACGCTTGCATAAATATGGACATTGAAGTCTTTACAAGGCCCAAAATATTATACTTGATTAAAATACAGTTAGGGTTTACTATTACAGAGGAACTTAACAAAAAATAGTGATAACTAGCTCtactctttttttcaaaatcacgTTTCCAAAATATTgttccttgtaaggaaaacaaaaggtaaCGACGTGAGCTTacactcaatgaggtaccacaaGTACAAACAGTCAAGAATCACAAAAGTACAATTGTACTCAATCAAATATAGCCATCAAATATAAAGGAATGAACACCACAAATAAACAGAAAGTGAAAGGATACAAATGGCTCTCAAGTGCCAATTTCCTCTTTTGCATCACCAGAACTTGATcgagtagtagttgacactccgtcaactttcaaggaagtaaCCAGTCTAgtaaagcaccactttacaccaaatttcgtctaccaaacataccccttaccgggcccgaacgcttCAACAGGAATAgaggtggtaatacttgagtataccagaaatccagagtctccaatactcaaagattccaaagAAACAGGCCCCCATGGTTTGTtaattttcctcgaccaagccccttgctggctcgattcaattaactaccaacggggttgagctcagatttaATAGGAAgttcgttggatacaagcctccaaacgacatcagatcatgcacaagtaacTGATTTAGATGTATACAAGAATACAGGAACCAGACAAACAGGCAAGAGAGcgaatgtgataaa
Protein-coding regions in this window:
- the LOC140016261 gene encoding uncharacterized protein, with the translated sequence MAGLQPPGGGLGRSFAAVLQQQPTPSPCKVKPAAQFKDEPAVMFSEEDIAKLAAPFKFAVVGKFSYGRPNLDAIRKSFTTIGFTSSFTIGLLDQRHILIRFCLEEDYLRCWTKGLWSIADFPMRTFKWTPDFKVTSESTHAPVWVALEHLPIHFFDKVSLFSIAAALGSPLQVDAATANLVRPSVARICIDLDISRELPSRIWIGTGSHGFCQLVAYENLPAYCSLCCSQGHSNTECRQGRRGSRGGPGGGEVVRAMEAQAQEGRSAAAAQHRDAVLQPASMTGLLTATDAAPVGADMALHTQERVVDAPLKVTENPSALGIICDDTQLHLGEQEKVSSQGSLSDGEDQPRKAAPDKAALVASFQQFSMALGSRLPKQIAECDEAGFTMVLPRKSRKRRVYNAIPR